The Cyclopterus lumpus isolate fCycLum1 chromosome 1, fCycLum1.pri, whole genome shotgun sequence sequence aaacaatgaattattcaaacaaacaaacgatgcatcattcacacaaacaaacaatgcattattcacacaaacaaacaatgcattattcaaacaaacaatgcatcattgacacaaacaaacaatgaattattcaaacaaacaaacgatgcatcattcacacaaacaaacaatgcattatTCAAACAAACGATGCCTCGTTCACACAAACCGACCAATATCACGTTTATTGGCTGCGGCGCTTTTCGCTGCTACCGCCACTATACGTTGTAACACACATTTTACTTCCACTAATACTGCCTCTGGATCAAATACCtctattttaaatgaaaacaataataaaagcacattttaccGCTTAGCGATCGTGAGAAAATCCTGCAAAACTAACCATATATAGAGACACTGagatatataatttaatatataacaCATTGGAAAATGACACATGGATTGTTAATGAGCATGCAAAGATATAGtgacatttaaattgtattaaaaaccgtgtcatttaaatattaaagtattCTATCATGTGCTATTTTGAGTGTACAACATATTGTATTCAATAAAGTTATATTTCACTTCTGTAACTCAACACCCCCTCACTGACTTTTTTTACAGCGCTTTCAACTGCGCCTCACGGAAGGAGTCTCCATGGCAACGGAGGTAACTCCAGTGAGGATGACCACGACAAAAGCCATGAAATTGTAAGTGTCGAATGAATGttttccattgttttttttgtttttaaacgtCCTTCACTCTCACCTGCGGCTTTGAGAGCGATGCGGAGCTCGTAGGACGACATCTTCCCCGAGCGGTCGGTGTCGAAGGACAAGAAGAGCATCTGGAACGACAGCAGCTCAGATTTTAAACAGCCGGAAGCACAAagaactgcaaaaaaaaaacaaccaaaaactgCACCAGCGGAGCTGATTTAAAGGAAAAATAACTGAGTACAATTACTCAAgtactttacttaagtacaattatgaggtacttgtactttgatCCATTGTattctactttatacttctacttcacTACAGCTCATCAGGACTAATTGTGAGTGTTACTCCTTTTACATTCGTTAGTTACTTCACcgatttagaaaataaataataataaactaatatGTTACGAAATTACAACTCGGCAGTAACTAAAGCAATATattaaagaaatatgtattaatactttaaaatgagctccacctttttattttaagtaattattaatattataatccagtaaaataatactgtaaatattatTTCCAAAATGTGCCATTCTGCATAGCGAGTACTTTTagttttggtactttaagtatacttTAATGCTCATACTTGTGAAACAGGGCTTTTACTCGTATACGTCTTAACTTGTAGagcatttctttgtttgtgtatttggtATTTATTGTTGTCATAAATGATCTGAGGACTTCTGATTCACGGTTTTAAACATAAATCAACACGTACGATCCACTTCTTCATCTTTTCCCAGAAGACCTTGAACTCTTGGAACTCCAGCTTCCCCGTGTTGTCCACCTGGTTCACTGTGAAGGAAAAACACTTCGCAAAAAGAGCCGTGttgtttgtaaatattgtattaatgtTAATAAATGAGTGGAAGGATACGTCCATCAGGTTGATGATGCTATGGCAGGTGCTCAGACTCAGGCCGTCGAATTTGATCTCTTTTCCTGGAAGcagaaaaacagatttaaaaaaaaaaaaaaagaagtgggacagttatatatatatattttttttgattTGCATCAAAGTGGTAAAACATGGacacaaatgtaaagaaaacgTGTTGCACAAGTAACGTTAAAGGTGCATAAAGTAAGATAAAAGTTAAAGTAAGGTTAAAGTTGCACAAAGTAAGGTTAAAGGTGCATAAAGTAAGATAAAAGTTGCATAAAGTAAGGTTAAAGTTGCACAAAGTAAGATTAAAGGTGCATAAAGTAAGATTAAAGTTAAAGTAAGGTTAAAGTTGCACAAAGTAAGGTTAAAGGTGCATAAAGTAAGATTAAAGTTAAAGTAAGGTTAAAGTTGCATAGAGTAAGATTAAAGGTGCATAAAGTAAGATAAAAGTTAAAGTAAGGTTAAAGTTGCACAAAGTAAGGTTAAAGGTGCATAAAGTAAGATTAAAGATGCCTAAAGTAAGATTAAAGTTGCTTAAAGTAAGATTAAAGTTACATAAAGTAACATTAAAAGGTGCCTAAAGTAAGATTAAAGGTACATAACTTAACATTAAAAAGGTGCTGATTTGCAGTATCAGTATAGTTTCCAGTATATTTGTCTCGTGGCTTCTCAAAATGGAACAATGTCTAGTTTtattaaagcaaaaaataaatagaaagaaatGAAAGTAAAAGGAACTAATTGACAAAAAGCCGTCGGAGAAGCTTCACTCACGTCTGCTGAGGACGCCGTTCAGCATCTGCTGCAGTTCCCTGACAGAGATGGCCTGGTCCTGCAGACACAGCGGGGGGGGAAGTTAACACAAGTTAACAGTTTACAGTGTTTATCCGTAAAGTCTCAAGAATTCAAATCCCCGTTGTTGTAcaatattaaagctgcattattgaAGCTCTTATAGGCAGAATAACTCCTCAACAAGCTGGAAGACAAACATGCCTAGTTACACATTAGCAACCAGCTACTTAATAATTATACAACCAACAGACGTTAATTAGTTCAGTATTCTGTCTCTTTTTGctccgtttttggtctccaccaaagACAAATTTAACAACGCCAACAATGTTTAAGGTGCCCCGCCTCCACAATGTTGCACACGCAGCCCTGAGccataaaaatacatttagtgcTACACCAAAGTAGTAAAAAACAGAAAACGGGAgttattctgtatttttttaaagtaaattactTTTATGGCAAATGTTGCCCAAAAAGCTGGAAAATGGGTCTTAAAAAGTGTCAAGAAAGTCTCTTATCGTCGCGTCCTAATGTCACATTATTATAGCAAATTCATGGGTGACCTctgaggtcacgtgacctttgacctctgaccttccgTCTGCTGTTTCCTTACCGCGCCGGCGAGCTGCTCGAACAGCCTCCTCAGGCCTTTCTCCTCGTCCGTCTCGTCCTCCGGAGCGGAGGGCGGCGGCGGCTGGTGGAAACAACGCAAGTTCAAACGGGTCGATCGATTGAGTCGACGGGGTTATTGATCGTCAGCTCCCGATCTATACTCACATCTGGGATGTCGGCGTCGACGTTGCTTCCCATCTCGCTGCGGAGACAGAAGCAAGAGCTGTGATTCagtgttttgaccttttttttgttgttgtgttttttttaacagttatTCTGAATTAGATTCTTCTCAGATGAAGAAACCACTGAAAATATGGTTAATTAAACCCAAACAGATGAAACAAATGTGGGgaatgatttgatttgatttgaatctttctgtgcattttatttttttggggcattttatttaaaaagaatttaaaaatatctaaatttttaaatatatattttaagatacaatgtaaacaaaatgacTTTGGACTATATTCTTAAAATTCCTTCTTGGGAATAttgactatatatttttttttgtgcatttaagTCCTTGTGCATTTGATTTTTGTGCGTTTGATTTTTTGtgcatttaatttacaaaaaaataaatatatttaagatacaatgtaaacaaaaaggacTTTTGACTACATTCTTAAAATTCCATTCTGGTGATTATTgacaatttttctttttatttgggggaataattttatttttttgcactttttgtgcatttaattttttctttattttatttttttgtgcatttgatctacaatttttttttaaataaatagatttaagataatgtaaaaaaaaatgactggACTATATTCTTAAAATTCTGTTCTGAattttgacttctttttttattttgggggggtgactttatttaaaaaatgttgtgtgcATTTTGTGCATTTGATtttacaataattattttaaaattgaAGATACAATGTGAACAAAAAGGACTTTTGACTACATTCTTAAAATTCCGTTCCCTTTTCTTGGCCTCTTCTTCACTCACATGGCGGCGGTCTTCTTCTCGGAGAAGACCCGGATGATGAAGTCGGCCTCGTGATGGGGCTGGAAGGTGGTGGGCACCAGCAGGTAGTTCCCCGGAGGCAGAGTGAAGCGCTCCGATATCTCGCGCACGTTGATGTACGTCCTGCTGCGCGCTTTGGACGCGTTGTAGCGGAAGAAATCTTTTCCCAGCTGGTCCTCGTCCTCTGGAGCCTGAGCGAGCCGAGACGAGAGGttatttaaaacatgaaatatacacatatatatatatatatatatatatatatatatatatatatatatatatatatatatatatagctatttATTGCTCAATATACTTTTTTCTCTAGCATGATCCATAACCAATAATAATTTTCCAActgaaatttattttttataccttgactaactaactaaacaaTTACAATGAAACGTACATATAGATGTTGTTATGCAGCATTTCTGTATtagtaatattaaatatatgatGAGAAATTAACCTCCCTGAAATTAACCTCAGATATTTAATTGTTTCTAATTATACTAATAAGCACATAAATATACTCATTCACTTAATGTGCACTTAATATGCATCCAAACACCTTTTAATGTCCTATCTTTGAAGTTTCTCAGTTTAAGTGCACttaaagtaatttaaataaagacaacatCTTAACCCAAAGTTTGTTCTGATGAGTCGACGCGCTGTAGATATTAAACCGTGTTTCGCATATTAAACTGTTTCGCATATTAAACCATGTTTCGCATATTAAACTGTTTCGCATATTAAACCATGTCTCATATTTAAAccgtgtttcttttattaaatcatATTTCGCATATTAAACCGTGTTTCATATATAAacagtgtttcttttattaaaccgtgtttcttttattaaaccgtgtttcttttattaaaccgtgtttcgcatattaaaccatgtttcttttattaaaccataTTTCGCATATTAAAccgtgtttcttttattaaaccataTTTCGCATATTAAACCATGTTTCTTATACTAAACCATATTTCGCATATTAAACCGTGTTTCGCATATTAAACCATGTTTCATAtataaacagtgttttttttattaaaccatATTTCGCATATTAAACCATGTTTCGCATATTAAACCATGTTTCGCATATTAAACCGTGTTTCTTATACTAAACCATATTTCGCATATTAAACCATGTTTCGCATATTAAACCGTGTTTCATATATAAAccgtgtttcttttattaaaccatGTTTCGCATATTAAACCATGTTTCTTATACTAAACCATATTTCGCATATTAAACCATGTTTCTTATACTAAACCATGTTTCGCATATTAAACCATGTTTCTTATATAAAccgtgtttcttttattaaaccataTTTCGCATATTAAACCATGTTTCGCATATTAAACCATGTTTCGCATATTAAACCGTGTTTCTTATACTAAACCATATTTCGCATATTAAACCATGTTTCGCATATTAAACCGTGTTTCATATATAAAccgtgtttcttttattaaaccataTTTCGCATATTAAACCATGTTTCTTATACTAAACCATGTTTCGCATATTAAACCATGTTTCATATATAAacagtgtttcttttattaaaccgtGTTTCATATATAAacagtgtttcttttattaaaccatGTTTCGCATATTAAACCATGTTTCGCATATTAAACCGTGTTTCATATATAAAccgtgtttcttttattaaaccataTTTCGCATATTAAACCATGTTTCTTATACTAAACCATGTTTCGCATATTAAACCATGTTTCATATATAAAccgtgtttcttttattaaaccataTTTCGCATATTAAACCGTGTTTCGCATATTAAACCATGTTTCTTATACTAAACCATATTTCGCATATTAAACCATGTTTCATATATAAAccgtttttcttttattaaaccatGTTTCGCATATTAAACCGTGTTTCTTATACTAAACCATATTTCGCATATTAAACCATGTTTCTTATACTAAACCATATTTCGCATATTAAACCATGTTTCATATATAAAccgtgtttcttttattaaaccataTTTCGCATATTAAACCGTGTTTCGCATATTAAACCATATTTCGCATATTAAACCATGTTTCTTATACTAAACCATATTTCGCATATTAAACCATGTTTCATATATAAACCGTGTTTCTTATACTAAACCATATTTCGCATATTAAACCATGTTTCTTATACTAAACCATATTTCGCATATTAAACCATGTTTCTTATACTAAACCATATTTTGCATATTAAACCGTGTTTCGCATATTAAACCATGTTTCTTATACTAAACCATATTTCGCATATTAAACCATGTTTCTTATACTAAACCATATTTTGCATATTAAAccatgtttcctttattcccAGCAGGAATCTGTCGTTTCGTGCGCTGACCTCGTACACTGCGAAGCCGATGGTCTCCATGTCCATGCCTTCCTTCCTCAGCTTCCGTCTGTTCTTCTGCATCAGAGCGATCACCACGCTGCAcacgtcgtcgtcgtcgtcggcgtcctccagctgcagcttgAACTGCGGGTTGGTCCAAAACGTGTCTGCGGGGGTTGAAGACGTAGAcgtaaataataatacattttaaattaattccaTCATTTTAACCTGTTGCCAGTAAACCGGACGTGTTCATTCTGCGGTCGAGTGGAGGATAATTGCTCTCGGCTTCCTTCTcgggtgattgacagctctcaggtgattgacaggtcaggCGGTCTCACCGATGAAGTTCCTGCAGCCTCCGGCGGTGGAGCCGCGGATCCAGTTCCCCTCGAACATGTTGACCTCCCAGTGGCGCTTGGTGCTGTCGGTCAGGTCGTCCGGGGTCATGTTGCAGATCTCCACCTTGTCGTAGTTCTTCTTGAAGTCGCTGAACTCCATCCTGGAgtcgtttttaaaaaaaaatacacaatatgttcATCTTAAATCACATTTGTGCCAAAGAGTTGGATtataaagtttagtttttttaaagtacaataatgaaaatatctTATTTTAATGTGTGCATTGCTTTCTGAAGTTTGGAGTCAATGTGAGTCAATtagaaaaatatatgaaatgtaATAGATATAAAATCTTACTGCAATCTTACTTAATGCTAAAACTCTTCTTGTGGCTTTTTGCATGAAAAGTGTGGGATTATTATATTTCTGACCCTTTTTACAGTGACTACCGGCTGCACACGTGTTTAATGTACAAACCTAACGCAAAGACAAAGTTGTGTACagttaaatatatttctttgtctttattttggaCTCAAACTCACCAGAATTCACCGTCGTCGGATTTCTTCAAGATGCGATCCTTTTCAGCTTGGTCGACGTAGTTCCACTCTCTGGACCTGAAAACAGACGAAAAACAGTCGGTTACAACCTTAACGTGCACAAATCAGAGGAAGGAGAATACTctccacaaacaacaacatactttatttgttttccatCATGGAAGCATGAGATTTAACGAGGAAAACTCATTTTGGTGGTGCGATGAAGGACAAAGAGAAATATGATGAGGTTATGTTTTGGTCAAATATGCAGAATTGGTCATTTTACTCTCTCATCTTAAGTTATGAGACAATACACTAATTATCTTATTGGtattataatactaatacagaTGGTTTTTTTACGACTTGTGACCACGTCTCTGTTGTTAAATGATGATGACACAAAAGACTACAGAGAGATGCAAAATTACCACAGAGacgttaaacaaccacagaaagacgttaaacaaccacagaaagactttaaacaactacagaaagactttaaacaatgacagaaagatgttaaacaaccacagaaagcctttaaacaaccacaaaaagacattaaacaactacagaaagactttaaacaactacagaaagactttaaacaatgacagaaagatgttaaacaaccacagaaagacgttaaacaaccacagaaagatGTTAAACAACGTTAAACAACTACAGAATAAACGTTAAAGACGTTAAACACCTAcagaaagacgttaaacaactacagaaagactttaaacaatgacagaaagacgttaaacaaTGATAGAAAGacgttaaacaaccacagaaagactttaaacaaccacggaaagactttaaacaaccacagaaagacgttaaacaaccacagaaagactttaaacaacgacagaaagactttaaacaactacagaaagacgttaaacaaccacagaaagactttaaacaacgacagaaagactttaaacaactacagaaagactttaaacaaccacagaaagacattaaacaacgacagaaagacgttaaacaaccacagaaagactttaaacaactacagaaagactttaaacaatgacagaaagatgttaaacaaccacagaaagcctttaaacaaccacaaaaagacattaaacaactacagaaagactttaaacaactacagaaagactttaaacaatgacagaaagatgttaaacaaccacagaaagacgttaaacaaccacagaaagatGTTAAACAACGTTAAACAACTACAGAATAAACGTTAAAGACGTTAAACACCTAcagaaagacgttaaacaactacagaaagactttaaacaatgacagaaagacgttaaacaaTGATAGAAAGacgttaaacaaccacagaaagactttaaacaaccacggaaagactttaaacaaccacagaaagacgttaaacaaccacagaaagactttaaacaacgacagaaagactttaaacaactacagaaagacgttaaacaaccacagaaagactttaaacaacgacagaaagactttaaacaactacagaaagactttaaacaaccacagaaagacattaaacaacgacagaaagacgttaaacaaccacagaaagactttaaacaatgttaaacaactacagaaagatGTTAAACAGCCAcagaaagacgttaaacaaccacagaaagatGTTAAACAACGAcagaaagacgttaaacaaccacagaaagacgttaaacaaccacagaaagacgttaaacaatgttaaacaactacagaaagatGTTAAACAGCCAcagaaagacgttaaacaaccacagaaagatgttaaacaaccacagaaagacgttaaacaaccacagaaagacgttaaacaatgttaaacaactacagaaagatgttaaacaaccacagaaagacgttaaacaaccacagaaagacgttaaacaaccacagaaagactttaaacaatgttaaacaactacagaaagatgttaaacaaccacagaaagacgttaaacaaccacagaaagactttaaacaaccacagaaagactttaaacaacgacagaaagacgttaaacaactacagaaagatgttaaacaaccacagaaagacgttaaacaaccacagaaagacgttaaacaaccacagaaagactttaaacaatgttaaacaactacagaaagactttaaacaaccacagaaagactttaaacaacgacagaaagactttaaacaactacagaaagacgttaaacaaccacagaaagactttaaacaacgacagaaagacgttaaacaaccaccgaaagactttaaacaaccacagaaagacgttaaacaaccacagaaagacgttaaacaactacagaaagacgttaaacaaccacagaaagactttaaacaactacagaaagactctaaacaaccacagaaagacgttaaacaaccacagaaagactttaaacaatgacagaaagacgttaaacaaccacagaaagactttaaacaatgacagaaagacgttaaacaaccacagaaagacgttaaacaaccacagaaagactttaaacaaccacagaaagactttaaacaatgacagaaagacgttaaacaaccacagaaagacgttaaacaaccacagaaagactttaaacaaccacagaaagactttaaacaactacagaaagacgttaaacaaccacagaaagactttaaacaaccacagaaagactctaaacaaccacagaaagacgttaaacaaccacagaaagactttaaacaatgacagaaagacgttaaacaaccacagaaagacgttaaacaaccacagaaagactttaaacaaccacagaaagactttaaacaatgacagaaagacgttaaacaaccacagaaagacgttaaacaaccacataaagactttaaacaactacagaaagcGTCCTCTGGTCCGATTGGCTCTCCACTATCAATGTCCTCTACCAACCAAGCAGATTGAAAGACACAAACTGAGTGAGGATAAAGTGGTATAGTCCTTCATGCTCACCCGTCACTCCAGGGGCCGTTCCACTCCACCTGACCCCAGGGGTTCCTGATCCGGATCAGCTGGACCTTCTGGCCTCGGACCGTCAACTGAACATCAAACAATTAGTTTCTTGTTGGTGTGAGAGTTTGCAGATATGGATCTGCTGAGTAATTAAACGTCACTATTAGTGCTGCTATTGATTCATAAATACATCGCCTCACCTCCTCCATGCCGGTGATGGAGTACGCGTGTCCCTTCACCAGGCCGGTGGAGGTCTTGGCTTCAGACTCTGCAGAGCTGGTgatctggagaaaaaaaaaaccaaacgcCCAGAGAGGTGTTTAACGTTCAGTGCTTACTGAACCTCGTGGAAGAGACCGCAATTAAGGGGTTATGAATAAAAGTCTTTACGTCGATGGAGCACCCCATCATGGAGCCTCTGTCCAGGGCCTTGTTCATGATCGCGAACAGGTTGTCCGGAGCGTTCTTGGTCTCGTAATTTTCACCGACGCCGCCGGTGAAATCCTCCATGGCCTCCATGGTGCTGCCGCCCTTCAGGGACTCGTAGCTGCCGTGCAGTCTGAATAAAACGAGACGCGTCGCGGCGGTTGAGACGGAACTAACAACGGCCAGACTTAAAAGATTCAGAAGTTTAAAGACCGGTGGCCTTGCTGTGGATGCTCATGTTCCCCAGGGGATGAACCCTGATCCTTTTGGTGACCCCCACAGCAGCATCTACCTTACCAAAATCACCAAAGTCACTAAAGTCCAAGGACATCCATGGAGACCAATCTTTATTGATGTCCATGGA is a genomic window containing:
- the capn9 gene encoding calpain-9, whose amino-acid sequence is MPLQSTLSGRGSGSSKAVDTQSDGRTFDELRHECLKQGVLFEDPDFPAVDSSLYYSQSVPVNIEWKRPKEICENPKFIVGNASRTDICQGQLGDCWLLAAIASLTLKQETLARVVPHNQDFDRRYAGIFHFQFWNHNKWLDVVVDDRLPTVRDKLILLHSASNNEFWSALLEKAYAKLHGSYESLKGGSTMEAMEDFTGGVGENYETKNAPDNLFAIMNKALDRGSMMGCSIDITSSAESEAKTSTGLVKGHAYSITGMEELTVRGQKVQLIRIRNPWGQVEWNGPWSDGSREWNYVDQAEKDRILKKSDDGEFWMEFSDFKKNYDKVEICNMTPDDLTDSTKRHWEVNMFEGNWIRGSTAGGCRNFIDTFWTNPQFKLQLEDADDDDDVCSVVIALMQKNRRKLRKEGMDMETIGFAVYEAPEDEDQLGKDFFRYNASKARSRTYINVREISERFTLPPGNYLLVPTTFQPHHEADFIIRVFSEKKTAAIEMGSNVDADIPDPPPPSAPEDETDEEKGLRRLFEQLAGADQAISVRELQQMLNGVLSRRKEIKFDGLSLSTCHSIINLMDVDNTGKLEFQEFKVFWEKMKKWIMLFLSFDTDRSGKMSSYELRIALKAAGMQLNNQLLQLIGLRFADDNYDIDFDDYLTCIVRLENMFRAFQVLDQSQRGRVNMNILQFLMLSMNV